A window of the Oryza brachyantha chromosome 5, ObraRS2, whole genome shotgun sequence genome harbors these coding sequences:
- the LOC102721279 gene encoding mitochondrial import inner membrane translocase subunit TIM50-like: MAAMTRAMARSRALLSLPRAPAAVLPFSTASSASAPQAAAAAAESDPSAGAGEQPAPPRKRWGPLKFGALATVFGALGAAGYSSYAYTLEEVDQKTLEFRKSMTTPRSVAENASEFEKIQAMVYSTAMKVPVAAIEFYMDVRHTIEDHIRGFAEPTSDKLLPDLEPQTQHIFTLVLDLNETLVYSDWQRERGWRTFKRPGVDAFIEHMGKFYEVVVYSDQLPMYVDPVLERLDTKGFITGRLSRPATKYQDGKHYRDLSKLNRNPAQVIYISGHALESCLQPENCVTIKPWKLEADDTQLLDLIPFLEYLAMARPADIRTVLASYQGHDVAAEFIERSKEHQRRMQEQKHQGRIWRR, from the exons atggcggccatGACCCGGGCGATGGCGAGATCGCgcgccctcctctccctcccccgggcccccgccgccgtgctcccCTTCTCCACCGCCTCTTCGGCTTCGGCGCCccaggctgcggcggcggcggcggagtccgacCCCTCGGCCGGCGCAGGGGAGcagccagcgccgccgcggaagCGGTGGGGCCCGCTGAAGTTTGGCGCCTTGGCGACCGTCTTCGGTGCTCTCGGCGCCGCGGGATACTCCAGCTACG CTTATACGCTCGAGGAGGTGGATCAGAAGACGCTTGAGTTCAGGAAGAGCATGACTACGCCTCGCTCTGTTGCGGAGAATGCCTCCGAATTTGAG AAAATCCAGGCTATGGTGTACTCAACGGCTATGAAAG TTCCTGTTGCAGCAATAGAATTCTACATGGATGTTAGACACACAATTGAGGATCATATTCGG GGCTTTGCTGAACCCACGTCAGACAAATTGCTACCAGATCTAGAACCTCAAACTCAGCATATCTTCACTTTAGTTCTCGATCTGAACGAAACACTTGTTTACTCTGATTGGCAG CGTGAAAGAGGATGGAGGACCTTTAAGAGGCCAGGAGTTGATGCTTTTATAGAACACATGGGAAAATTTTATGAAGTTGTTGTGTATTCTGATCAGTTGCCTATG TATGTTGACCCTGTGCTTGAAAGGCTGGACACAAAAGGTTTCATCACAGGCAGGTTGTCAAGACCTGCAACTAAGTATCAAGATGGTAAACATTATCGG GATTTGTCAAAGTTGAATAGGAATCCTGCGCAAGTTATCTATATCAGTGGGCATGCTCTTGAATCTTGCTTACAGCCAGAAAATTGTGTTACGATTAAACCTTGGAAACTTGAAGCTGATGACACCCAGCTGCTGGATCTGATCCCATTTCTAGAGT ATCTTGCCATGGCTAGACCTGCTGATATTAGGACTGTGCTTGCTTCCTATCAAGGTCATGATGTCGCTGCAGAGTTTATCGAGCGTTCAAAGGAACACCAGAG GCGTATGCAAGAGCAGAAACATCAGGGGCGCATATGGCGACGATAA